The nucleotide sequence GGTCAGTGCCGAACTGCACAGCCACAGCACCCCGTCGGGCGACAATACGTCATCCCAACGTGGACGCGTCGAAAACCTGGTGTGCGAACACATCGAATTCGGACCGTGCACCGAACACCAGCGTATCGAATCATACGAAGACTTCCTTGGCGAACTGGGCGCCATGGACCTGATGGCCACCTGCAGCGGCATGGAATTGACCGGCGGACCGTTGCCGCTGAATCACCAAAACGCGTTTCCCTTGAAATGGACGCCCCATGCCCAAAGCGGCGGCGGCCCGCGCACCGACACCAATCCGATCACCCAAATCCAGCGATTGGCGATGTGGGACGATGAATCCGATAAAGTGATTCAAATCAATCACCCCAACTTGAACCAGATGGCTCGTGACAAAGACAAGGATGGCACCGAAGACGGTGGCTTTGCGTCGATGTTCCAGTTCGCCGACGTGATTGAAGTTCACCCGCCGGAAGCCATCTTTGATGATCCCGAGGAAATCACTCCGGATGATTTGCGAGACAACCGAATCTTGCAGTGGATGCGATTGATCAGCGAAGGCCAACGCATCCCCGGCGTCGTCAACACCGATGCCCACTACAACCATCACGGCAGCGGTTGGCTTCGCAATTGGGTCGCATCATCCACCGACGATCCGGCGCAGATCGACATTGATGAAATGACGGCCAATCTGGAAGCCGGTCGCGCGATCATGTCGACGGGCCCGTTCATGACGGTCCAATTGCATGCCAAGGAACTGGACCGCCCGGCACAGATCGGCGACGAAGTCACCCTGAGCGACGGCAACGCCGAACTAGCGGTCCAAATCCAATGTCCCAACTGGTTGGACGTCACTCGCGTGGAAGTCTTCGTCGGCACCCGCCGCGTGGACGAACTGACACGCCGCCGTCAAACCCATCCGGATGCCTTTGCCGATGGCGTTATAAAGTTCGACCAACGTTTGCCGCTGTCGATTGATGGCGACACGTTCATCGTCGTTGCCGCGATCGGCGAACAACGTGAACTGGGCCGGGTCTACGGTGACAATTTCGGCAAGCAGCCGCCGGTCGTGATCAGCAACCCGATCTACGTGCGACGATGACCGTCCTGCGAATCGCCCGTCGGATCCGCATCGCTGGGCGGATCCGACGGTTTCTGTTTCTTTCGCTGTGACCAAACATGGCTGCTGGCGCGGTGGATGACGCCGTCCCCCATCGCGTCGCGCAGGTTGTCCGACACGCGATCAATCGCTCGCTGGTCGGCCTGATGGGTCTCGTCGTCAAACAGTGACATTTGACGCACCGGTCGCACGTCGGTCAGCCCTCCAAGGGAAACACCGATCAGCCGTACCGGCCTGGGTTGGCGTTGTCGCATTTCGTCCAACAACGTCATCGCCGTTTCCAGAATCAGCCCGGTCGAATCCGTCGTCTGCGGCAGCGTCCGGGCCCGTGTGAATGTCTCAAAGTCCTCGCGGCGATACTTCAGCGTCACCGTCTTTGCGACGCGATCGCTGCGACGCAGCCGCCACGCGGTCTGTTCGCTCAGGTAACTGACGACGCTGGACAGAACTTCGCCGGAAGTCTGGTCTTCGGAAAACGTTCGCTCGTGACTGATTTGTTTTGCCTGACGATCGGGCACGACCCCGCGGGGATCGATTCCGTTGGCCAGTCGGCACAAGTGTTCGCCCCAACTGCCGAAACGACGTCGCAATTGGTCGGCGTCTTGCTTTCGGATATCAATGATGTGACGAATCCCCAGCTCACCAAGTTTTCGTTGTCCGACTTTGCCGACGCCCCACAATCGTGACACGGGCAACGGATCTAAAAACGCTTGCACCGTCGCCGGGTCGACCATCACAAAGCCATCGGGCTTTTGCAGATCGCTGGCGATTTTTGCCACGAACTTCAGCGGCGCTATCCCGACACTGGCGGTCAAGCCGACTTCATCAGCAATCGCCTGTTTGATCGCGCGTCCGATCGTTTCGGCCGAACCGTACAACCGTCGGCTGCCGGTGACATCCAAGAACGCTTCGTCCAACGACAACGGTTGGACCAGCGGCGTGAAGCGATGAAAGATCTCGCGGACCTGTCGCCCCACATCGACATAGTGCGACATGCGACCTTTGACGAACACCGCATCGCGGCACAACTGAACGGCACGTCGTCCCGGCATTGCGCTGTGAATGCCGAATCGACGTGCTTCGTAACTGGCCGCCTGAACGACGCCTCGCCCACCGGTTCCACCGACCACCACCGGTCGGCCACGCAGTTCGGGACGATCGCGTTGTTCGATCGACGCATAAAACGCGTCCATGTCGACATGCAGAATCATCCCGTTGTCCGCTGGTCGAACGTCAAAGAGGTCAATACGAAACTCAATCGCACCGACCGGATCATCCCATCATTGTCGGGTCGGCGAACCGCACCAACGTTCGCTTGAAAAATGACCGTGATCTCGCGACGGCTCATAAGTCGCCCAACAAACAATCGGCCACGCCCTGGTGATCCGAAAAATCGTGCCAGATCGCATCCGGACCGGCCGCCGACAATTCCTCGTACGTCTCGCCCCCGGTACATACCGCGACCACCGACGCCCCGATATGACGCGCGCAAACGATATCGGCCACCGTGTCACCGATCACCACAACATCACGACAAGCATCGTCGCCGTGTCGGCGTCGGATCGTATCTAAGGTCCGTGATGCCAAATCGTTCCGCTGGGCATCCAAGTCCCCGCCGACGATCCACTGGATGTAGTGTCGCAAATGAAAGTGTTCCAATTTGCGAGTCGCGGTTTCCGGCAAGTTGCCCGTCATCGATGCCAGCCGGCAAGATCGCGCCGGTGCCAACGCCTTCAACAATTCCGCAACGCCCACGAACACTTCGCCACCGCTGCGTTGCAATTCCCCCGGAAACCGTTCCGCATACCCCACGCGGAATCGCCGACGTCGCTGTTCGGTGGGCTCCAATCCGTTCATCTCCAACATCTGGGCCATCAACCCCATGTCGGTGCGACCGTGAAACGATCCGACCATTTCCGGATCCTCCAAGCCGAATTCTTCCCGCAGCGTTCGCAGCATCGCCCGACGACCGCCTCCGTGCGCGGTCAACAACGTTCCATCGATGTCAAACAATAACGTCCGCATGGTTCAGTCGGCGAAGATCAAATTCAATGATGGTGGGATGGACCGGTAAAGGATGAAACGGCAAGGCGTCTTCGGGCATGGGCGGCCCCTGGCGGAGCAATGCGATCGCTGGTGTTTTGTCCGGCCGGCGCCTATCCGTCTGGCCCCGTCACCCGAGGTTCTTCCGCCCGCGGCCCAGTCGCCCGCTAGCCCATCGTCCCGCGGATTCCGATACTAGCTCGGCCCGTTCAACATTCCGCCCGGTCCGGGACTCAACCGGTGTCGTCCCCGGCCCCGTCGTCCCCGGAATCGATCCGCCGCATTTGACCACGGCCCCCACTGCCCAGACGATCATAATGTCTGGGCGGCGGATTGTCGGGACGTGTCCGACGCCGCTTTCATCACACAGGTTTTCCTTCTCTTTCCCATCGTTGATCACTTGAGCCAGACGTCTGATTCATCCACCGTCGACAAAAGCGGCGACCGCGTCCGCGAAATGTTTCGCCAGATCGCTCCACGCTACGACCGGATGAACCATCTGCTGTCGCTGAACATCGATCGCTATTGGCGTTGGCGGACGGTCCGGAAGATGGATTTCCAGCCCACCCGCCCCGTGTTGGATGTCTGCACGGGAACCGGCGACTTGGCCCTTTCGATCGCCCGAAAAGTCCCCCACGGCGTGCGCGTCTTTGGCAGCGATTTCTGCAACGCCATGCTGCGGATCGCCACCGACAAGAACGCCGAACCCGAAGGCCCGGTCAAACCGGTTCGGTTCCTGGAAGCCGACGCCCAGGCGTTGCCGTTTGAATCGGACCGCTTTCAATACGTCACCGTCGCGTTCGGTTTGCGGAACGTCGCCGATACCGATCGAGGTCTTCAAGAAATGACGCGTGTGTGCGCCCCGGGCGGCCACGTCGTCGTGTTGGAATTTTCCAAACCACGCATTCCCGTTTTGAAACAGATTTACGGCTTCTACTTTTCGCACGTGTTGCCACGCATCGGCCAGTGGATGGCGCGGAATAACCAATCGGCCTATGAGTACCTGCCCGAATCGGTCGGCCACTTTCCGTCCGGGCCTGACCTGTTGAAACATTTCACCGCCGCCGGTTTAACCGACGTGCGATACACACCGCTGACCCTGGGTGTGGCTTCGATCTATATCGGACGCAAACCAGATTCTTGATCCCCTGCTTACCCTGAACCCGGGCTCACCGATCGCGCAAACCAAGCCCATCTTTTTTGGGCCACATCGCGATTTCACCGATCGACAGGGCTTCGCCGGCCCCGATCGGTCCTTGATCTTCCATCAACCATCCCACCGCAAACATGACAGCCTCAAAACGCCCCCGACGATTCGTCCTGGCGATGACTGGTGCTAGCGGTGCGCCCTATGCGGTCCGCCTGTTGCAAACCCTTGTTCACAGCGACGCAGAAATTCATCTGGCCATCAGCCCCAGCGGCGCGGCGGTGCTGCGTCAGGAATGTGCCTTGGACATCAACGTCGCCGATCCCGACGTGCAAGCGCTGTTGGACTTCCGCCCCACTTGGCCGGGCCAGTGGTCACAACAATCCGCGTTGGCGGCGACAGCGAACGACCACGCCCGAGTGATCGTTCACCGACACGATGACTTCATGACGCCGATCGCCAGCGGTTCCTTTCAAACCGACGCCATGATCGTTTGCCCATGCAGCGGCAGCACGCTGAGCGCGATCGCACGCTCGGCCGCATCCAACCTGATCCAGCGTGCGGCCGAAGTCCACCTGAAGGAACACCGCCGTTTGATCATCGTGCCCCGCGAAACGCCCATGTCGGTCATCCAGCTGGAAAACATGCGTCGCATCGCCTCCACAGGCGCGGTCGTGTTGCCCGCGATGCCGGGTTGGTACCACGGCGTCAGCGGGCCCGATGATCTGGTCGACTTTGTGGTCAGCCGGATTCTGGACCAGTTGGACGTCGACAACGCATTGATTGGTCGTTGGGGTGAAACCTAAAACAAACGACATGAACCAACCTGATGCGTCCCCCGTCGATCCTTCGACCGCACCCATCGCCACCGGCCGCCGCGGTGGGATCAGCGATTGGCTGGGCTTGATCCGATTCAGCCACACGATCTTCGCGTTACCCTTCGCCGCCCTGGCAACCGTGATGGCTCTGTCGACTCCGTTGCCCACCGGTGACTGGCCCAGTTTGCGGCTTCGCGACATCATCGGCATTTTGCTTTGCATGGTGACCGCACGCAGTGCTGCGATGGCCTTCAACCGCTGGGCCGACCGCAAACTGGACGCGGACAACCCGCGGACCGCCGGCCGTCATCTGCCGGCCGGCATCTTTTCACCCGCTCAAGTCGCCTGGTTCACCGCGCTGTGCGTGCTGGGGTTCGTCGCATCGACGTTGTTGTTTTGGCCCAATTGGGTGCCGTTGGCCGGATCGGTACCGGTGATTCTTTTTTTGTGTGGATACAGCCTGGCCAAGCGATTTACCTCGGCAGCGCACCTGTGGTTGGGAATCGCCCTGTCGCTGTCGCCGGTCTGCGCTTGGGTCGCCATCCGCGGCCCCGTTTCGGTCACTCATCCGATCGACTTGGTTTCACCACTGGTGCTGGCATTGGCCGTCGCCGCCTGGGTCACCGGATTCGACATCGTTTACGCTTGCCAGGATGCCGATTTCGACCGCCGCACCGGGCTTCACAGCATCCCCGCCCGCTTCGGCATGACCGGCGCGTTCCGGATCGCCGCCGCATTCCATATTGTGATGCTGGTGGCACTGTTTGCCCTGCCATTTGTGGCCGCCTCGACCCCGCTGGGGTGGACTTTCCTGGCGGGGATGGCCGTGGTCGTCGTGCTGGTCGTTCGCCAGCACACCCTGGTGAACCCCGACGATTTGCGCAGAATCAACGAGGCCTTTTTCCAAACCAACGCCATGATTAGTCTGCTGATCCTGGTCGTCGGCGTCGTCGATTGCCTGACGTAAAACCATCGTCGCCGCAGCCCGACCGGCCGTTGCGGCAACCGGCGTCATGACGGTTAACCAAACGATCCAATGCCTGGCCCCAGCGGGGATTGGCTCGGCCAGTCGGAATGGTTGTCCCGCGGGTTCCTGACACGATTTTTTTCGCCAGATTCAATCCTTCGCCAACCAAGCGCGAAACCAATATGAACAAGACCGACCGCGACGCACGCTTTCGCCAAATTCGCGACAAAGTCGAATCCGGCCAACGTCTTTCCATGGACGATGGAATCTTTCTGTACGATCCGGAGGTTCCGCTACAAGACGTCGGCCAATTGGCCAATCTGGTCCGCGAACGAAAAAACGGCAACGTCGCCTATTACAACATCAACACGCATTTGAATCCGACCAATGTGTGCGTGTACCGCTGTCGCTTTTGTGCTTTCCGTAGCGACCTGCGTGACCCGAAGGGTTACGCGATGTCCGATGAACAGATCTTGCAACGCGGTCGCGAAGCCACCGAGAACGGCTGTACCGAAATGCACATCGTCGGCGGTTTGCACCACCAGAAACCCTACGAGTGGTACCGCGATCTGATCGCTTTGCTGAAAGACAATTTCCCCAAGATCCACCTGAAAGCTTGGACCGCGGTCGAAATCAACTGGTTCGAATTTCAAACCAAGAAGTCCAAACAATGGGTCCTGGACGACATGCGTTCGGCCGGTCTTGGCAGCATGCCTGGTGGCGGCGCGGAAATCTTTCACCCCGAAGTCCGTGACCAACTGTGCGAACACAAAGCCAACACGCATGAATGGTTACAGATCCACCAGGCCGCTCACGAACTGGGCATCCGCACCAACTGCACCATGCTTTACGGCCACGTCGAACAGGCGTACCACCGTATCGACCACCTGATGCGGTTGCGTGAACTGCAAGACATCACTGGTGGCTTCCAGGTCTTCATCCCTTTGGCGTTTCATCCGGACAACACCAAACTGGACAACTTGAAAAAGCCGTCCGCCCTGATGGATCTGCGGACCGTGGCGATCAGCCGGCTGATGCTGGACAACGTTCAACACATCAAAGCTTACTGGATCATGTTGGGTATCCCGACGGCGCAAACGGCATTGGCCTATGGTGCCGACGATATCGATGGGACCGTACGGCACGAACTGATTTACCACGACGCCGGTGCGACCACGCCCCAGTGCCTGTCGGTGGACGACATTCGCGGGCTGATCACCGAAGCCGGACGCGAACCGGTCGAACGCGACACCGTCTATCATCGCGTGCACCGCAGTGAAACCGATTTCCGCGATTGGCACAGCGGTCAACCCGTCGATGATGCCGTCGCGGTGTCGTAGACTCCGGCGGTACCCCATGGATCTTTCGACGTTCGCATCGGGCCGTCGTCGCATCACGTCGCCGACGTAATTGTCCCCATTGAAATCGCACTCTCGGTGTTCCTTTGAATCGACGTTCTGAACATGACGACGTCGACGATGGGTTGCCGATCGTCCGGCGGTTGTCCGAGCGATTCGATACCGCCAATCTCTTTTCACGCTTCAGCCGGCTGCCTGGTTGCGTTTGGTTCGACTCAGCGACCGCGTCGCTGGATCAATCTCCCGCCGACAGCCCGCTGGACCGATATTCTTTCCTGGCCGCCGCGCCGGTCGCTTGGCTGCGACTGGATCTTCAGATCGCTCCGCCAGCATCCGCAAGCGACCAGCCCGACGCCCCTGCTTCAGGTCAACCGCCGCAAGGTCATCTGGAATGGTCGCGCCTGCAACATTGGGTCGACCTGTTGCCCGCAGAGAACCTGCAACACGACGACGGCATCCGTTTGCCGCCGTTTCAAGGCGGGATCGCCACGATTATCGGCTACGAAGCCGGCGCATCGCTGGAACCCGTCGGCGTCAGCCCGCATGACGACCTGCCGACCCCCGCCCTGACCGCCGGTTTGTACGACGTCGTCATCGCAACCGACCACCACGCCAATCAAAACTGGTTATTCAGCCAAGGTTTTCTCGACGACACCGCGACTCGATCCCGTGAACAAGCCGTCCGCCGGGCGGACCAATTCCAGCGTTGGCTGGAAACCGACGACCACGACTTGGCCCAAAAGATTGCCAACGTCTCTCCGGTGCAACAAATTGTTTACGAGGCATCTGTATCAAAGTCTGCCGATCGCCCGGGTGTCGACCGATCACCGAGACGACAGCCCACCAGTGGCGCATCAGGGTCTCCTGTGTATTCCGCTTCCAAAAACGGAATCGACCTGACAAGCAATTTCGATCGTCAAGGCTTCATGACCAGCGTCGCTCAGATTGTCGATCGGATCTGCCGTGGCGATTCTTTTCAGGTCAACCTGGCCCAGCGTTTGACGACGCCCGCGGTTTGCGATAGCCCGCGTTTGTATGAAAAACTGCGACAAGCCAACCCGGCCACCTTTGCCGGTTACTTTGACGCCGGCGATTTTCAGGTCCTCAGTTCATCGCCTGAAGGCTTCCTGCAAGTCCGCGATCGTCTGGTCAGCACCCGGCCGATCAAAGGGACGCGTCCCCGTGGCCGGACATCCGATGAAGACCAAACGATCGGAAATGCGTTGCGTCATAGCGAGAAGGACCGCGCCGAAAACATCATGATCGTCGATCTGATGCGGAACGATCTGTCGCGAGTTTGCGTGGACGACTCGGTCGTGGTCGACACGCTGTGCGGTTTGGAAAAGTACCAATACGTCCAACACCTGGTGTCGGTCGTTCGCGGTCGCTTGAACCCCACGCACGGCTTGGTCGATTTGATCCGATGTTGTTTTCCCGGCGGGTCGGTGACCGGGGCGCCGAAGATCGAAGCGATGCGGACGATCGCCGAATTGGAACCCCATCGTCGCGGCCCTTACTGTGGATCGATGGGCTACATCAGTTCCCAGGTCGACGCCGATTTCAACATTTTGATTCGCACCGTCACGGCCACCGCGGGCACCTGGCAACTGCCCGTCGGCGGCGGGATGACGGCACGTAGCGATCCCGCGGCCGAGTGGGACGAAACCTGGTCCAAGGCCGAGGGCATGTTGCAAGCGTTCCGTGACCTGAACGACCAATGAGCGGAACGCTTCCGCCGTCCCCGCCCGCCAGACAGCGGAAAAGGAGCGGGGAAAATGCGGTCACAAAAACGCTCAATTCCGACCGTCAAAACGCCGATGGAACTGGTTGTCAGAGTCGATCCATTTGGTAAGATTCTGTGAAGTACACGCCCCTGTAGCTCAGTTGGTAGAGCAAGGGACTCTTAATCCCTGGGTCCAAGGTTCGAGCCCTTGCGGGGGTACTGCCCAAGCCGGAAAACACGTGAATCCCCGTGTTTTCCGGCTTTTCTTTTTTCCGGCAAGTCTCTGTACGACTCCGTACGTCCCCAAATGGTCCACTTTTTGGTCCCCTTTGAGCGCCCCGTGATACCTTACTAGCGTTTAGCCAGGGTAAAGCCGGTTTTACTAATGCAAACGAGCGATTTCAGCAAGCAATCACCGGGAAAACTGGTCCCTGTCACCATGCAGGAGTACCCCGATGGACCGCTAAAACCACCCGTGTCCACCCAAACCCTGACCTTCGTCCCTAACCCGCCGCCGCCCGATGTCGACTGGGACCAGCTGCGCCTGGAGCTTTTCAACCTGAACAGTGACACGGTGTCTGTCCTGGGCAAACTCAATGGACTGCACCAACGCGTTGGTCAAGCATCCGGGTTGCTAGTCTTCCCTCGAGTCGTGCACGGTGGAGACAGTTCCAAAACCATTCGATTGAGCGCTACATTCGATCTCAAACTGGCACCAGACGTGGCAATCAATCCCGATGGAACGCACACGGATTATGGCTTCGTCAACGGTCCCGAGTTTACTTCAAAGGCTCTGGGCCAGTGGGCGTACGACAACAAGGTGACACTCGACTTCAGTCGTCCAGGAAAACCGACGGACAACGCTTTCATCGAGTCCTTCAATGGAAGCTTCCGAACTGAATGCCTCAACGAAAACTGGTTCTTGTCCTTTGAGGACGCACGGGAGAAAATCGAAGCTTGGCGAGTTGACTACAACGAACACCCACCACACAGCGCTCTGGGCAACCTGGCCCCCAGAGATTTCGCTTCATCTGGCCAGGCTAGCCTGGCCAGTTGAAGACTCCGATTTTCTCACCAAGGTTGGTACAGGTTTTGGTAGCAGGTCATAACCAACCCGTGCTCTCGTAGCCGTGGATCAGCAAATGGGGGCATCCCAGCACGCAGGCGAAATATTCGAAACACCAGGAAGGATTCCTATCGAAACCATCGTGCAATTTGCTTGCCAATTAAACACAAACAATCTTGTTTATGTGCTTAGCAAACGATGAGAAGGCAAATCTGAATGGCAAACAGGGAACTCCTGATAGCCTCAACAGCTGACACACTCAGCTCGACTCCACTAATTGTGAAAGCTCTTCATAATATTCCGTTTCCGGGAACATTTCATAGAAGTGGTGTAACAAATTTCGGACGCGAGCCAAGCGACCGCTACGCTTGAAGTCTTCGGAAGAATACTCGCGGGACTTCCAGCGAATGCACAGAAGGTACTGATTCGTCTTCTCGACGTTTCGCTGAACCGTATGACTCACATACCCATCTGCAGAAGTAAAAATGGACATTGCCTCTGCCAGTGCAAGCTGAAAGGCCTCTTTTTGCTTCGGCCTTACTTCCAATCGTGTAATCTCCAGTACCATCTTGGTTTCCGTGTTCGAAGAATTCTTTTGGGTACAGCACATCCTCCGCCAATGTCCCCGCGAAGTGTTGTCCAGTGAGACCTTCGTTCAGCGAAACATCGCATTGCGTGCAAGCTTCAAGGCCTCCATTTCGAGGCATCTGGTCGCGCCCACAACTTGCTAGCAACCCGACTCTGCCTCGTGACTTGGCTAACTCGAGTTGCAGGACCAACTGTATTTGTGATGACCAGGGTATCACGCGATTAGGAAATTAGCTGGGACGTGCGCATGAATTTCTGAACAGAATCCGTGTTATCAGGACCCCACTGAACACGCTTCAAGCCGACGCCGTCACAATCACTTTCTTTTTGATTTCTCCTATAAAACGATCAGGACACCTCCCCCCAAAAGGAGTCGGTGAACACAGCAAGCCTGCGTGGCTCCAACTGACGCCAACCATGAAGATCCAGAATACAAAATGCGGACATCAAGTGAAGGCAAAACAAACCTTCCAACCGCGTCTCCGGCCGTTTGCTCAAGCTGACTCCCCAGCGGTCCGGTTGCCACCTTTCACTCCAGCCAAAATCGGGTCGCATGCCCCCACGCATTGAATCGTCACGATGCTGAACGGCGAACCGCCATGTTGACACGACTAGATATGTCGGGACGCCCCATCAACAGGAACACTTCAGCCCACCCGACATGCCCCGCAGAAGCAAGCCCGCACGATCTACGCGTAACTCGCCGCCCCAACACACCGCGGAGCCGACCTGGCCCACCATTCCTTTGCGACAGTTTCTCGCCTCCTGCTTCTTTTCCCGAGCGATCTCCAGTCTCGGCAAGTGCGAAACAGCTCCCGGCCAATACCCGTGCCAGGACCTAGCCCTGCCGGTCGCAAGCAGCGCCCGCTGCTCTTGGTTAGCCAACGATACAACTGCAAGACCACCGGGCAAAGAGACCTATGAGTGTGTCAAGCTCCTAGCGTGTGACCGATGCTTCACAAACGATCGCTTCGTACCTTCGCAAAGATTCGCCACTGTTCACCGCCCTGTCCAGTGAATTATGTGACCCACGCAATTGCACCGTGAGATGCATATGAAGAAAACGCCCGATCTTCTAGTCGAGTGCGGCTCCCCGGATACTCTTGCGTCACCTGAATCGAGTCGTTCGCACTGAGCGGCCGAACCAGCTGCATCCGATATCAGCCGCGGTTGACGTCACGCAAACGACTCGTGCTCTGTGATTTTGAGGAGAAAGACCTCGGTGTCACCGGCGACGGCGAAGCCTTGCACTGACAAAAGTTGCCGTGCGGATCCGCTAGAAAACTTCAAGTATCCAATCGCATCAGGACAACATGAGTTCACTAAGTAGCGAAATGGGGCCAAAGCATGATGCCGCAATGGGGCTGCCGGACGAATCACGCGACATTGCGCCCATGCAAGTTTACGCTGTCGTTGGCGTCCTAGGACTAGTCATTGGCTGGACCTACCACCAGGAGGTCTCCAAACTGGTGGAACGATGGTGGTCGAACTCTGACTATGTCCACGGATTTCTTGTCATACCGTTTGCCGTCTATTTGGCGTGGTCAAGACGATCGATGATACCCGCCAAGGCAAAAGGAACATTTTGGGGAATCACCCTTGTTCTGGCCGCAGTGGGACTACGTTGCTTTTCAGCCTATATGTCGGATCCCATTTTGGCACCAGCCTCACTGGTCATTTGCCTATTTGGCGTCGCGATGTGCTGGGGAGGCTTGCGTTATTGCCTTTGGTTGTGGCCTTCATTTATCTTTCTGCTGTTCATGATTCCCTTACCGAACTTCATGGAAAGCTGGGGCAACCTGGTTCTTCAGCGAGTTGCCACCGTGTCGAGCACGGGCGTTCTGCAAACTTTGGGAGTCCCAGCCGCTTCATTTGGCAACGTCATTCTGTTGAGCAATGCAGAGCTTGGTGTTGAAGAGGCTTGCTCGGGCCTGCGTTCCACCGTCTTATTTTTGGCAGTCAGCGCCGGAGCAGCATTCCTATTGAAATCAGCCCCCGAACGTTTGGCCGTGTTATTAGCCGCCATACCGGCGGCCGTCATCGCCAATATTGTACGTATTGTCGCCACGGGCTTGCTTTACCAATTTGGGTCGGCGGAACTTGCCTCCGCGGTCTTTCATGACTTCTTCGGTTTCTTAATGCTTCCATTGGCTGCCGGAATGGTCTATGGCGTGGTTCTTCTTGTTCAGATGCTCTTAGTGCCTACCGAAGATGAAGGCCCATTGTTGATGGACACTTCTATCGCTACCGGCTGAAACACTGCATCACCCAAATTTTCAAGCGAGGCGGGAGCTGAATTGGGGGCAAGCTGATTTCGATCATCTACAAAGAGGCCCCCGCCTCGCCTTTGTGCCGCACCTTGCTCGCGGTGAATACCTTCCCGCGCTGCAAACCCCAAAAACACATTGAC is from Crateriforma conspicua and encodes:
- a CDS encoding DNA polymerase IV produces the protein MILHVDMDAFYASIEQRDRPELRGRPVVVGGTGGRGVVQAASYEARRFGIHSAMPGRRAVQLCRDAVFVKGRMSHYVDVGRQVREIFHRFTPLVQPLSLDEAFLDVTGSRRLYGSAETIGRAIKQAIADEVGLTASVGIAPLKFVAKIASDLQKPDGFVMVDPATVQAFLDPLPVSRLWGVGKVGQRKLGELGIRHIIDIRKQDADQLRRRFGSWGEHLCRLANGIDPRGVVPDRQAKQISHERTFSEDQTSGEVLSSVVSYLSEQTAWRLRRSDRVAKTVTLKYRREDFETFTRARTLPQTTDSTGLILETAMTLLDEMRQRQPRPVRLIGVSLGGLTDVRPVRQMSLFDDETHQADQRAIDRVSDNLRDAMGDGVIHRASSHVWSQRKKQKPSDPPSDADPTGDSQDGHRRT
- a CDS encoding HAD family hydrolase encodes the protein MRTLLFDIDGTLLTAHGGGRRAMLRTLREEFGLEDPEMVGSFHGRTDMGLMAQMLEMNGLEPTEQRRRRFRVGYAERFPGELQRSGGEVFVGVAELLKALAPARSCRLASMTGNLPETATRKLEHFHLRHYIQWIVGGDLDAQRNDLASRTLDTIRRRHGDDACRDVVVIGDTVADIVCARHIGASVVAVCTGGETYEELSAAGPDAIWHDFSDHQGVADCLLGDL
- the ubiE gene encoding bifunctional demethylmenaquinone methyltransferase/2-methoxy-6-polyprenyl-1,4-benzoquinol methylase UbiE — encoded protein: MSQTSDSSTVDKSGDRVREMFRQIAPRYDRMNHLLSLNIDRYWRWRTVRKMDFQPTRPVLDVCTGTGDLALSIARKVPHGVRVFGSDFCNAMLRIATDKNAEPEGPVKPVRFLEADAQALPFESDRFQYVTVAFGLRNVADTDRGLQEMTRVCAPGGHVVVLEFSKPRIPVLKQIYGFYFSHVLPRIGQWMARNNQSAYEYLPESVGHFPSGPDLLKHFTAAGLTDVRYTPLTLGVASIYIGRKPDS
- a CDS encoding UbiX family flavin prenyltransferase; its protein translation is MTGASGAPYAVRLLQTLVHSDAEIHLAISPSGAAVLRQECALDINVADPDVQALLDFRPTWPGQWSQQSALAATANDHARVIVHRHDDFMTPIASGSFQTDAMIVCPCSGSTLSAIARSAASNLIQRAAEVHLKEHRRLIIVPRETPMSVIQLENMRRIASTGAVVLPAMPGWYHGVSGPDDLVDFVVSRILDQLDVDNALIGRWGET
- a CDS encoding 4-hydroxybenzoate octaprenyltransferase, whose translation is MNQPDASPVDPSTAPIATGRRGGISDWLGLIRFSHTIFALPFAALATVMALSTPLPTGDWPSLRLRDIIGILLCMVTARSAAMAFNRWADRKLDADNPRTAGRHLPAGIFSPAQVAWFTALCVLGFVASTLLFWPNWVPLAGSVPVILFLCGYSLAKRFTSAAHLWLGIALSLSPVCAWVAIRGPVSVTHPIDLVSPLVLALAVAAWVTGFDIVYACQDADFDRRTGLHSIPARFGMTGAFRIAAAFHIVMLVALFALPFVAASTPLGWTFLAGMAVVVVLVVRQHTLVNPDDLRRINEAFFQTNAMISLLILVVGVVDCLT
- the mqnE gene encoding aminofutalosine synthase MqnE, with the protein product MNKTDRDARFRQIRDKVESGQRLSMDDGIFLYDPEVPLQDVGQLANLVRERKNGNVAYYNINTHLNPTNVCVYRCRFCAFRSDLRDPKGYAMSDEQILQRGREATENGCTEMHIVGGLHHQKPYEWYRDLIALLKDNFPKIHLKAWTAVEINWFEFQTKKSKQWVLDDMRSAGLGSMPGGGAEIFHPEVRDQLCEHKANTHEWLQIHQAAHELGIRTNCTMLYGHVEQAYHRIDHLMRLRELQDITGGFQVFIPLAFHPDNTKLDNLKKPSALMDLRTVAISRLMLDNVQHIKAYWIMLGIPTAQTALAYGADDIDGTVRHELIYHDAGATTPQCLSVDDIRGLITEAGREPVERDTVYHRVHRSETDFRDWHSGQPVDDAVAVS
- a CDS encoding anthranilate synthase component I family protein; this translates as MNRRSEHDDVDDGLPIVRRLSERFDTANLFSRFSRLPGCVWFDSATASLDQSPADSPLDRYSFLAAAPVAWLRLDLQIAPPASASDQPDAPASGQPPQGHLEWSRLQHWVDLLPAENLQHDDGIRLPPFQGGIATIIGYEAGASLEPVGVSPHDDLPTPALTAGLYDVVIATDHHANQNWLFSQGFLDDTATRSREQAVRRADQFQRWLETDDHDLAQKIANVSPVQQIVYEASVSKSADRPGVDRSPRRQPTSGASGSPVYSASKNGIDLTSNFDRQGFMTSVAQIVDRICRGDSFQVNLAQRLTTPAVCDSPRLYEKLRQANPATFAGYFDAGDFQVLSSSPEGFLQVRDRLVSTRPIKGTRPRGRTSDEDQTIGNALRHSEKDRAENIMIVDLMRNDLSRVCVDDSVVVDTLCGLEKYQYVQHLVSVVRGRLNPTHGLVDLIRCCFPGGSVTGAPKIEAMRTIAELEPHRRGPYCGSMGYISSQVDADFNILIRTVTATAGTWQLPVGGGMTARSDPAAEWDETWSKAEGMLQAFRDLNDQ